The Pyruvatibacter sp. genome has a segment encoding these proteins:
- a CDS encoding RsmB/NOP family class I SAM-dependent RNA methyltransferase has translation MTPGARVAAAIEIIEEIERGLRPADDVVRQWGRSHRFAGSKDRRAISSQVYAVLRRRGYYARAVSAAPRALVLADLVLGEGKAPQEVAALFSGEGHAPLALNDDEHTLISTLSGLHRDGLPSYDVPEFLLPELTKAYGENLDEALAALDTPAPLDLRVNTLRTTRDDAAAALAAVGIEAAPTPHAATGLRVVGNPLIAGTIAYKEGHVEPMDEGSQLAAALVDARPGMQVADLCAGAGGKTLALAATMQNKGQIYATDSDARRLGNLAPRMKRADARNIHPMKWPQDGNFGELHGKCDRVLLDVPCSGSGAWRRHPELKWRIDDAALEQVTKTQDALLRTAAPLVKPGGRLVYITCSVLPVENERRIEAFLEANPDFSLVVSPNDPAPSGATGLRLQPHTHSTDGFFISRLERNTST, from the coding sequence TTGACCCCAGGCGCGCGCGTCGCAGCGGCGATCGAGATCATTGAGGAGATCGAGCGCGGGCTTCGGCCCGCCGACGATGTGGTGCGTCAGTGGGGTCGTAGCCACCGGTTTGCCGGCTCCAAGGATCGTCGGGCTATTTCCTCGCAGGTCTATGCCGTGCTGCGGCGGCGCGGATATTATGCCAGGGCCGTGTCTGCGGCTCCACGCGCATTGGTGCTCGCAGACCTTGTGCTGGGCGAGGGCAAGGCTCCGCAGGAGGTTGCCGCACTTTTTTCAGGCGAAGGCCATGCGCCTCTGGCCCTCAATGATGATGAGCACACACTCATCAGTACACTGAGCGGTTTGCATCGGGATGGCCTGCCGTCTTATGATGTGCCGGAGTTTTTGTTGCCTGAGCTTACCAAGGCTTATGGTGAAAATCTTGATGAGGCGCTAGCCGCACTCGATACACCTGCGCCGCTTGACCTGCGGGTCAACACGCTCAGGACAACGCGCGATGACGCCGCTGCGGCACTCGCAGCCGTAGGCATTGAAGCAGCGCCGACACCCCATGCGGCCACTGGCCTTCGCGTTGTCGGCAACCCTCTCATCGCAGGCACCATCGCCTATAAGGAAGGCCATGTAGAGCCAATGGATGAAGGCTCGCAGTTGGCGGCTGCCCTTGTTGATGCCCGACCCGGTATGCAGGTGGCAGATCTGTGCGCTGGTGCTGGCGGCAAGACGCTGGCGCTCGCGGCCACCATGCAGAACAAGGGGCAGATATACGCAACTGACAGCGATGCGCGCCGCCTCGGTAACCTGGCCCCGCGTATGAAACGCGCCGACGCTCGCAACATCCATCCGATGAAATGGCCGCAGGACGGCAATTTCGGCGAACTGCATGGCAAGTGTGACCGGGTCCTGCTGGACGTGCCGTGCTCAGGCTCTGGTGCCTGGCGCCGACACCCCGAGCTCAAATGGCGCATTGACGATGCCGCGCTGGAACAGGTCACCAAAACGCAGGATGCCCTGCTGCGCACAGCCGCGCCCCTGGTCAAGCCTGGTGGCAGGTTGGTGTACATCACCTGCTCGGTTCTGCCGGTTGAAAACGAACGCCGCATTGAGGCTTTTTTGGAGGCAAACCCGGACTTTTCGCTCGTGGTTTCGCCAAACGATCCGGCGCCCTCTGGCGCGACCGGCCTGCGCCTTCAGCCTCATACCCACTCAACGGACGGCTTTTTCATCAGCCGCCTTGAACGCAACACTTCCACTTGA
- the guaA gene encoding glutamine-hydrolyzing GMP synthase — translation MTQSPQPDIPAGADDRILIIDFGSQVTQLIARRVRESNVYSEIVPFDKADEAIDRLNPKAIILSGGPASVTGMGTPRAPKRVFELGIPVLGICYGEQTMVAQLGGKVEAADEREFGRAEFTVMQTSPLFDGVWDTGSSDQVWMSHGDRVIEIPEGFSVIGTSANAPFAAIADEKRRFYGVQFHPEVVHTPRGAKLLQNFTQNIAGCAGNWSMAAFRETEIKRVREQVGTGRVICGLSGGVDSSVVAVLLHEAIGEQLTCVFVDTGMMRMGEADEVVTLFRDHYNIKLVHVEAQKLFLDKLEGVTDPERKRKIIGATFIDVFDDEAKKVGGAEFLAQGTLYPDVIESVSFAGGPSVTIKSHHNVGGLPERMNMKLVEPLRELFKDEVRILGRELGLPELFVGRHPFPGPGLAIRIPGEITGERLDILRKADKIYLEEIRNAGLYDDIWQAFAVLLPVKTVGVMGDERSYEFVCALRAVTSTDGMTADYYDFSHAFLGRTATRIINEVRGINRVVYDITSKPPGTIEWE, via the coding sequence ATGACGCAAAGCCCCCAGCCAGACATTCCAGCCGGCGCCGACGACCGTATACTGATCATTGACTTCGGCAGTCAGGTCACCCAGCTCATTGCGCGGCGTGTGCGTGAGAGCAATGTCTATTCCGAGATCGTGCCGTTTGATAAGGCGGACGAGGCGATTGACCGGCTCAACCCCAAGGCAATCATTTTGTCGGGCGGTCCTGCCAGTGTCACCGGCATGGGCACGCCGCGTGCACCAAAGCGCGTGTTTGAGCTTGGCATTCCCGTGCTGGGCATTTGCTATGGCGAACAAACCATGGTGGCGCAGCTTGGCGGCAAGGTGGAAGCCGCAGACGAACGCGAGTTTGGCCGCGCCGAGTTTACGGTCATGCAAACCAGCCCTTTGTTTGATGGCGTTTGGGATACAGGCTCCAGCGATCAGGTGTGGATGAGCCACGGCGACCGGGTGATCGAAATCCCCGAAGGCTTCAGCGTCATCGGTACCAGCGCCAACGCGCCGTTTGCGGCGATCGCCGATGAAAAGCGCAGATTTTATGGCGTTCAGTTTCACCCTGAAGTTGTCCACACGCCGCGCGGTGCAAAGCTGCTGCAAAACTTCACACAGAACATAGCCGGGTGTGCCGGCAACTGGTCTATGGCTGCGTTCAGAGAAACCGAAATCAAGCGCGTACGCGAACAGGTGGGCACGGGCAGGGTGATCTGCGGTTTGTCCGGCGGTGTGGATTCATCCGTGGTCGCCGTATTGCTGCACGAAGCCATTGGCGAACAACTTACCTGCGTGTTCGTGGATACCGGCATGATGCGCATGGGCGAAGCCGACGAAGTGGTGACGCTGTTCCGCGACCACTACAATATCAAGCTCGTGCATGTGGAAGCGCAAAAGCTGTTTCTGGACAAGCTGGAGGGCGTCACCGACCCTGAACGCAAGCGCAAGATCATTGGCGCGACTTTCATTGATGTGTTCGACGACGAAGCCAAAAAAGTAGGCGGCGCAGAATTTCTGGCGCAGGGCACGCTCTATCCCGACGTGATCGAAAGCGTGTCGTTTGCTGGCGGCCCTTCGGTCACCATCAAGTCACACCACAACGTGGGTGGCCTGCCTGAGCGCATGAATATGAAGCTGGTGGAACCGCTGCGCGAACTGTTCAAGGACGAAGTGCGTATTCTGGGCCGTGAGCTTGGCCTGCCGGAGCTATTTGTGGGCCGCCATCCGTTTCCTGGTCCTGGCCTTGCCATTCGTATTCCCGGCGAGATCACCGGCGAGCGGCTGGATATTCTCCGTAAAGCGGACAAAATCTACCTCGAAGAAATCCGCAACGCAGGACTCTATGACGACATCTGGCAGGCCTTCGCAGTGCTGCTGCCAGTCAAAACAGTTGGCGTCATGGGCGATGAACGCTCTTATGAGTTTGTCTGTGCCTTGCGAGCTGTCACCTCAACCGATGGCATGACGGCCGATTACTACGACTTCAGCCACGCATTTCTGGGCCGCACTGCAACGCGCATTATCAATGAGGTGCGTGGCATCAACCGGGTGGTGTACGATATCACTTCCAAACCGCCCGGCACGATTGAGTGGGAGTAA
- a CDS encoding tetratricopeptide repeat protein: MRSHTPYCLIPGLVLGVVLGLVLPASGAVAQFTFPEPVEQTEPQTPQPAQNETSAQSATPEIVLTPPPLPEATAAPETSPDTEAAADTATAVRPDDVNGIVENELCHAQFFDDGTPAQAVIHCTRALESGDLSEGDIVTALVNRGVAYKLNGQLALAIEDYTAALEKSPEAGDIYTTRANAFLEMSQLDAAISDANKALAFNPEYAAAYYVRGRIFEALGQNTFAGDDFMRAYELAPDNKDIEEKAWAYGSNQN, translated from the coding sequence TTGCGTAGCCATACCCCGTATTGCCTGATTCCGGGCCTTGTTCTGGGGGTTGTACTTGGCCTGGTACTCCCTGCGTCCGGGGCCGTTGCGCAATTCACCTTCCCGGAGCCTGTCGAGCAGACAGAACCGCAAACACCACAACCCGCGCAAAACGAAACATCTGCGCAGTCAGCCACCCCTGAAATTGTCTTAACACCCCCGCCGCTTCCTGAAGCGACCGCTGCGCCTGAAACATCCCCCGATACTGAGGCTGCCGCCGATACCGCGACAGCGGTCAGGCCGGATGACGTTAACGGCATCGTCGAGAACGAGCTGTGCCATGCACAGTTTTTTGACGACGGCACCCCGGCTCAGGCCGTTATCCATTGCACCCGCGCACTTGAATCCGGCGATCTGTCTGAAGGCGATATCGTCACCGCACTGGTCAACCGCGGCGTGGCCTACAAACTCAACGGCCAGCTTGCTCTCGCAATCGAGGACTACACAGCAGCCCTGGAAAAATCACCCGAGGCCGGTGACATCTACACCACCCGCGCCAACGCATTCCTGGAAATGTCGCAGCTTGATGCGGCCATCTCCGACGCCAACAAGGCACTCGCCTTCAATCCTGAATACGCTGCTGCCTACTATGTGCGCGGCAGGATCTTTGAAGCGCTTGGTCAAAACACATTTGCCGGCGACGATTTCATGCGCGCCTATGAACTGGCCCCCGACAACAAAGACATAGAAGAAAAAGCCTGGGCCTACGGCAGCAACCAGAACTAA
- the panB gene encoding 3-methyl-2-oxobutanoate hydroxymethyltransferase, which produces MSAQNTTRRKTVPQIRNSKGNTPVVCLTAYHAHTARLVDPYVDLLLVGDSLGMVMHGMENTLGVSLELMILHGKAVMRGADQAVVVVDMPFGTYEESPAIAFRNAARVMHETGCTAIKLEGGARMAETIHFLSERGIPVMAHIGLTPQSVQTMGGYKTQGRTTDEWAALEADAKAVADAGAFSVVLEGIAEPLAARITGQIDIPTIGIGASPACDGQILVLEDMLGLNPQPAKFVKEFATLGAAIEGAAQAYAKEVRARHFPAEEHTYAMKK; this is translated from the coding sequence ATGTCCGCCCAGAATACCACTCGCCGCAAAACAGTGCCGCAGATTCGAAACTCCAAGGGCAATACGCCGGTGGTGTGTCTGACGGCCTATCACGCACACACCGCCCGTCTGGTGGACCCGTATGTTGACCTGCTGCTGGTGGGCGACAGCCTGGGCATGGTCATGCACGGCATGGAAAACACGCTTGGTGTCTCGCTTGAGCTGATGATCCTGCATGGCAAGGCCGTGATGCGCGGCGCCGATCAGGCGGTTGTGGTGGTGGACATGCCGTTTGGCACCTATGAGGAAAGCCCGGCAATCGCTTTTCGCAATGCCGCCCGCGTAATGCATGAAACCGGCTGCACCGCCATCAAGCTTGAAGGCGGCGCGCGCATGGCCGAAACCATTCATTTTCTGTCCGAGCGGGGCATACCGGTGATGGCCCATATCGGCCTGACGCCGCAAAGCGTGCAGACCATGGGCGGCTACAAAACCCAAGGCCGCACTACCGATGAATGGGCCGCCCTTGAGGCCGACGCCAAAGCCGTGGCGGATGCAGGCGCTTTTTCTGTAGTGCTGGAGGGCATTGCAGAGCCACTTGCCGCCCGTATAACTGGCCAGATCGACATCCCGACCATCGGCATCGGCGCATCTCCGGCGTGTGACGGGCAGATTTTGGTGCTGGAGGACATGCTGGGCCTCAACCCGCAGCCCGCCAAGTTCGTCAAGGAGTTTGCAACGCTGGGGGCCGCCATCGAAGGGGCAGCGCAAGCCTATGCAAAGGAAGTCCGCGCCCGGCATTTTCCGGCGGAAGAACATACTTACGCGATGAAGAAATAG
- a CDS encoding tetratricopeptide repeat protein, which yields MSDIFREVDEDLRRHRAEEVWKRYGTYAIAAAIGLIVIVAGFTFWSATRQSASEDAARAFVAAGQLAADGDVAGAADAYAAIAADAGGGYGTVASMRAAGLKAEAGDVVGAVATYDAIAAGGGDELLRGLASIKAALLLADTASTDELKVRLTPLAEDDNPWRFSALELLGFTELRDNNREAAGEYYQALADLEGAPPLARERARTMLRGLQLDGPVARQLPADPAADATVEGEDAQ from the coding sequence GTGAGCGATATTTTCCGCGAAGTTGATGAAGACCTCCGCCGCCACCGCGCCGAGGAAGTGTGGAAGCGCTATGGCACGTATGCCATTGCGGCCGCTATCGGTCTGATCGTGATTGTCGCGGGTTTCACCTTTTGGAGTGCGACCCGGCAATCAGCCTCCGAGGACGCCGCACGGGCGTTCGTAGCTGCCGGCCAACTGGCTGCCGATGGCGATGTCGCCGGTGCCGCCGATGCCTACGCGGCTATCGCGGCTGATGCGGGTGGGGGATATGGCACGGTGGCCAGTATGCGCGCTGCCGGTCTCAAGGCTGAGGCAGGCGATGTGGTTGGCGCTGTTGCAACCTATGATGCCATCGCTGCGGGCGGCGGTGATGAACTGCTACGTGGCCTCGCCAGCATCAAAGCGGCACTTCTTCTGGCCGATACAGCGAGCACGGACGAGTTGAAAGTGCGCCTCACGCCCCTGGCGGAGGATGACAACCCATGGCGTTTTTCTGCGCTTGAGCTATTGGGCTTTACGGAACTGCGCGACAACAACCGCGAGGCTGCCGGCGAATATTATCAGGCACTGGCAGACCTGGAAGGCGCGCCGCCGCTGGCTCGTGAGCGTGCACGGACCATGTTGCGAGGCCTGCAACTCGATGGCCCCGTGGCGCGTCAGCTTCCAGCAGACCCTGCGGCAGACGCAACTGTGGAAGGTGAGGACGCCCAATGA
- a CDS encoding PQQ-binding-like beta-propeller repeat protein has product MTVSRFLPAQHLSSRAALVLIAALALGACDTFNDLISPSDDPPLPGERISVLALEQQLEADPRIAGLQVVLPAPYVNDSWAQPGGFPDNVLHHLDASEVLARVWRVNAGQGSTGDGRLTAPPIIADGRAYVLDAEGSVRAFDATTGNRLWAVDLTPEDADSEEGFGGGIAYDAGAVFVATGFGTVVALDATTGEQFWVHNGGTPFRAAPSAVGGRVFAISFDNQIVALAQASGDVLWTHSGIQETAGILGSPSPAVSGDTLVVPYSSGEVFALRVENGQEIWNDTLTRVLSNTALANISDIAGRPVIDRDRVFAVSHAGRMVAIDIRTGERAWTRSISGVQTPWVAGDFIFLVTTSAEVIALSRRDGRIKWVTQVSRFEDEEDRDGAISWSGPVLVGDRLLLASSTGNALALSPYTGEVLGDIEIPDGSFIAPVVANKTVYILTDGADLLAFR; this is encoded by the coding sequence ATGACCGTTTCACGCTTTTTGCCAGCACAGCATTTGTCGTCCCGTGCAGCGCTGGTGCTCATCGCAGCGCTGGCTCTTGGCGCGTGTGATACGTTCAACGATCTCATCAGCCCGTCTGATGATCCACCGCTCCCCGGCGAGCGCATTTCCGTGCTGGCCCTTGAGCAGCAGCTTGAAGCTGACCCGCGCATTGCAGGCCTGCAGGTTGTGCTGCCTGCGCCATATGTCAATGACAGTTGGGCACAACCGGGCGGTTTCCCCGACAACGTGCTGCACCACCTTGACGCCTCAGAGGTTTTGGCGCGGGTCTGGCGCGTGAATGCCGGGCAGGGGTCAACCGGCGACGGGCGGCTGACTGCACCCCCCATCATTGCTGATGGGCGCGCCTATGTCCTGGATGCTGAAGGCAGCGTGCGGGCGTTCGACGCTACAACGGGCAATCGGCTGTGGGCCGTTGACCTGACACCTGAAGATGCAGACTCCGAAGAAGGGTTCGGCGGCGGCATTGCGTATGATGCCGGTGCAGTTTTTGTCGCCACGGGCTTTGGCACAGTGGTGGCGCTTGATGCCACCACCGGCGAGCAGTTCTGGGTTCACAATGGCGGTACGCCCTTCAGGGCGGCCCCCTCGGCTGTCGGCGGCCGTGTGTTCGCCATTTCCTTCGACAACCAGATTGTGGCACTGGCGCAGGCGTCCGGTGACGTGCTGTGGACGCATTCCGGTATTCAGGAAACCGCCGGCATCCTCGGCTCACCAAGCCCTGCCGTCTCCGGCGATACGCTGGTTGTACCGTATTCCTCCGGCGAGGTTTTTGCGCTGCGCGTCGAAAACGGTCAGGAAATCTGGAACGACACGCTGACCCGTGTTTTGTCAAACACGGCACTGGCCAATATCAGCGACATTGCCGGGCGTCCGGTCATTGACCGCGACCGCGTGTTTGCGGTCAGCCATGCCGGGCGCATGGTTGCCATCGACATCCGTACCGGCGAACGCGCATGGACGCGCTCCATATCTGGCGTGCAGACACCATGGGTGGCCGGTGACTTTATCTTTCTGGTCACGACCAGCGCTGAAGTGATTGCGCTCTCGCGGCGTGACGGGCGCATCAAATGGGTGACGCAGGTGAGCCGTTTTGAGGATGAGGAAGACCGCGACGGTGCCATATCCTGGTCAGGTCCTGTTCTGGTGGGCGACCGGTTGTTACTTGCATCTTCTACCGGCAACGCGTTGGCTCTTTCGCCTTATACGGGCGAAGTGCTGGGCGACATCGAGATTCCCGACGGGAGCTTCATCGCACCAGTTGTTGCCAACAAAACCGTTTATATTCTGACGGACGGCGCGGACCTTCTGGCCTTCCGATAG
- the der gene encoding ribosome biogenesis GTPase Der: MSFTLAIVGRPNVGKSTLFNRLVGRRLALVDDTPGVTRDRREGVAELGDMTFSVFDTAGFEDASGDVLPARMRRQTEAAIADADVCLFLVDARTGVTPLDEEISRILRKGNTPVVLAANKCEGKAGEAGRMEAYKLGLGEPLGISAEHGEGTSDLYAALVPFAEASKAFDDYEDEDAEAAVDKPMRVAVVGRPNAGKSTLINTLIGQDRLLTGPEAGITRDSISVDWKVGDRAVTLWDTAGLRRRARVTEKLEKLSVADTLRAIDFAEVVVLLIDATQPFEKQDLQIADLVVDEGRALILAVSKWDLVEDRSAALREIDQRIDELLPQVKGIEVVPISALTGQGLNKLMPAALRAYERWTRRIPTAGLNRWLEMAVGRHPPPAVQGRRIRLRYMTQAKARPPTFIVFSQRAEKLPESYVRYLVNALRERFDLDGAPLRLMLRKGDNPYADQRTRRGTPQKAKIKKRAANKPVKKA, encoded by the coding sequence ATGAGCTTTACTCTGGCAATCGTCGGCCGCCCCAATGTGGGCAAATCGACTCTGTTCAACCGTCTCGTCGGCAGGCGGCTTGCGCTGGTTGATGACACCCCCGGTGTCACCCGCGACCGCCGGGAAGGTGTGGCCGAACTTGGCGACATGACGTTTTCAGTCTTTGACACAGCAGGCTTCGAGGATGCCAGCGGCGACGTGCTGCCCGCCCGAATGCGCCGCCAGACCGAAGCGGCAATCGCAGATGCGGACGTTTGCCTGTTTCTGGTCGATGCCCGCACCGGCGTGACACCGCTTGATGAAGAGATTTCCCGCATTCTGCGCAAAGGCAACACGCCGGTGGTTTTGGCCGCCAACAAATGCGAAGGCAAGGCAGGTGAAGCGGGCCGCATGGAGGCTTACAAATTAGGGCTCGGCGAACCACTGGGTATTTCCGCCGAGCACGGCGAGGGAACATCCGACCTCTACGCAGCTCTTGTCCCCTTTGCCGAAGCGTCTAAAGCCTTTGACGACTATGAAGACGAAGATGCTGAAGCGGCAGTCGACAAGCCAATGCGCGTTGCCGTGGTGGGAAGGCCCAATGCGGGCAAATCAACTCTCATCAATACGCTGATCGGCCAGGACCGGCTGCTGACCGGCCCCGAAGCAGGGATTACCCGCGACAGCATCTCGGTGGACTGGAAGGTCGGTGATCGGGCGGTAACACTTTGGGATACGGCCGGTCTGCGGCGCCGCGCCCGCGTGACGGAAAAGCTCGAAAAGCTATCCGTCGCTGATACCTTGCGTGCCATTGATTTCGCAGAAGTTGTGGTGCTGCTGATTGATGCCACCCAGCCGTTTGAAAAGCAGGATCTGCAAATCGCCGACCTGGTTGTGGACGAAGGCCGCGCGCTCATTCTGGCCGTCAGCAAATGGGATCTGGTAGAGGACCGAAGCGCCGCATTGCGTGAAATTGACCAACGCATTGATGAATTGCTGCCGCAGGTAAAAGGCATTGAAGTGGTACCTATTTCCGCTTTGACCGGGCAGGGGCTAAACAAGCTGATGCCTGCCGCATTGCGCGCTTATGAGCGCTGGACAAGACGTATTCCGACTGCAGGCCTTAACCGCTGGCTGGAAATGGCTGTCGGCAGGCACCCACCGCCTGCAGTGCAGGGCCGCCGCATCCGCCTGCGCTATATGACGCAGGCCAAGGCTCGTCCGCCAACCTTCATTGTATTTTCCCAGCGGGCTGAAAAACTGCCTGAAAGCTATGTGCGGTATCTTGTGAACGCCCTGCGGGAGCGTTTTGACCTTGATGGAGCGCCTCTGCGCCTGATGCTGCGTAAGGGAGATAATCCGTATGCAGACCAGCGCACAAGGCGCGGTACGCCGCAAAAGGCAAAGATCAAGAAGCGGGCGGCCAACAAGCCTGTCAAAAAGGCCTAG
- a CDS encoding SDR family NAD(P)-dependent oxidoreductase — translation MAGQLDGKIALVTGASRGLGYAASLALAKAGAHVVAVARTEGGLEELDDEIQAAGGAATLVPLDLTDYEGVDRLGAALYERWGHLDVLVGNAGALGVISPIGHVTPKDWHTAIDINVNANWRLLRSMDPLLQAADAGRAIFVTSGAAQKCRPFWGPYSVSKAALEALVKTYAAEVASTNVRANLLSPGPTRTAMRARAMPGEDPQTLPHPNDIAPMFVQMALPDFTANGETRRFEG, via the coding sequence ATGGCGGGACAACTCGACGGAAAAATTGCTCTTGTCACCGGGGCCTCGCGGGGCCTTGGCTATGCGGCCTCACTCGCACTTGCAAAGGCAGGCGCGCATGTTGTGGCTGTGGCGCGAACCGAAGGTGGTCTTGAAGAGCTTGATGACGAAATCCAGGCTGCGGGTGGTGCCGCAACGCTCGTGCCGCTGGACCTGACGGATTATGAGGGTGTGGACCGGCTGGGTGCGGCGCTCTATGAGCGCTGGGGTCACCTTGATGTGCTGGTGGGTAATGCTGGTGCACTGGGCGTAATTTCACCCATCGGGCATGTGACCCCGAAAGACTGGCATACCGCCATTGATATCAACGTCAACGCGAACTGGCGTTTGCTACGCTCGATGGATCCGTTGTTGCAGGCTGCAGACGCGGGACGCGCGATCTTTGTCACGTCGGGTGCTGCCCAGAAGTGCCGTCCGTTCTGGGGGCCTTATTCGGTCTCAAAGGCAGCCCTTGAAGCGCTGGTGAAAACCTATGCGGCCGAAGTGGCGTCCACCAACGTGCGTGCCAATCTCCTGAGCCCTGGCCCTACACGCACCGCCATGCGCGCACGGGCCATGCCCGGCGAAGACCCGCAAACATTGCCGCACCCAAATGATATTGCGCCGATGTTTGTGCAAATGGCCCTGCCCGACTTTACCGCCAATGGCGAAACCAGGCGTTTTGAAGGCTAG
- the purF gene encoding amidophosphoribosyltransferase — MHAAPTFPPSQAEIDIATWHETLEGDTLREECGVFGVFGNTDAAALTALGLHALQHRGQEAAGIVSYDGERFNAERRMGLVGDNFSSEKMINRLAGSAAIGHNRYSTTGETVLRNVQPLFADLWGGGFAIAHNGNLTNALTLRDQLVRKGAIFQSTSDTETVLQLVARSDKPRIIERLVDALSQVEGAYGLVCMTPKKLIGARDPRGIRPLVMGDLDGSPVFASETCALDIIGAHFVREVEPGEIVVCTEEGVESHKPFPPQPARPCVFEHIYFARPDSIVGGKSVYDVRKNFGAQLARESHEEADVVIPVPDSGVPSALGYANECGLPFELGLIRNHYVGRTFIEPTQQIRQLGVKLKHNPNRSQVEGKRIVLVDDSVVRGTTSIKIVQMMRDAGAREVHLRIASPPITHSDFYGIDTPDQSKLLAHRFDLEGMRSYIGVDSLAFLSVEGLYKAMGYNGRNPDQPQLTDHCFTGDYPTSLTDKDGDRAGAQLSLLAEIA, encoded by the coding sequence ATGCACGCTGCCCCCACCTTCCCCCCATCTCAGGCCGAAATTGACATCGCGACGTGGCATGAAACGCTGGAAGGCGACACGCTGCGTGAAGAATGCGGCGTATTTGGCGTGTTCGGCAACACGGATGCTGCTGCCCTCACGGCTCTTGGCCTCCATGCCCTTCAGCATCGCGGTCAGGAGGCGGCAGGCATCGTTTCCTATGACGGCGAACGGTTTAACGCAGAACGCCGTATGGGCCTTGTGGGCGATAATTTCTCATCGGAAAAGATGATAAACCGGTTGGCAGGCTCTGCTGCCATCGGCCACAACCGCTACTCCACCACCGGCGAGACAGTGCTGCGCAATGTGCAGCCGCTGTTTGCTGACCTGTGGGGCGGCGGCTTTGCCATTGCGCACAACGGCAACCTGACAAATGCACTCACCCTGCGCGACCAGCTTGTGCGTAAAGGGGCCATCTTTCAGTCCACATCCGATACTGAAACCGTGCTGCAGCTTGTGGCCCGCTCAGACAAGCCACGCATCATTGAGCGGCTTGTCGATGCGCTGTCGCAGGTCGAGGGTGCCTATGGCCTTGTGTGCATGACACCAAAAAAACTTATTGGCGCGCGTGACCCGCGCGGCATTCGCCCGCTGGTGATGGGCGACCTCGACGGGTCTCCAGTTTTTGCCTCTGAAACATGTGCGCTCGATATCATCGGTGCGCATTTTGTGCGCGAGGTGGAGCCAGGCGAAATTGTGGTGTGTACGGAAGAGGGTGTGGAAAGTCACAAGCCATTTCCACCACAGCCTGCGCGACCGTGTGTATTCGAACATATTTACTTTGCCCGGCCCGACAGCATTGTGGGCGGCAAAAGCGTATATGATGTGCGCAAGAACTTTGGTGCGCAGCTTGCCCGCGAATCTCATGAAGAAGCAGACGTTGTCATTCCGGTACCGGACTCCGGCGTGCCGTCTGCGCTTGGCTACGCCAACGAATGCGGGCTGCCGTTTGAGCTTGGGCTGATCCGCAATCACTATGTGGGCCGCACATTCATCGAGCCGACCCAGCAGATCCGTCAACTTGGGGTCAAACTCAAGCACAATCCCAACCGCTCGCAAGTGGAAGGCAAACGCATTGTGCTGGTGGATGACAGCGTTGTTCGCGGCACAACTTCCATCAAGATTGTACAGATGATGCGAGACGCGGGCGCGCGCGAAGTGCATTTGCGCATCGCAAGCCCGCCGATTACCCATTCAGATTTTTACGGCATCGACACGCCCGACCAGTCGAAGCTGCTGGCACATCGCTTTGATCTTGAGGGCATGCGTTCCTATATCGGCGTGGACAGTTTGGCGTTCCTGTCCGTTGAGGGACTTTACAAGGCCATGGGATATAACGGCCGCAACCCGGACCAGCCACAACTGACCGACCATTGTTTCACCGGCGATTACCCCACCAGCCTGACCGACAAAGACGGTGACAGGGCCGGTGCGCAGCTTTCGCTCCTGGCAGAGATTGCCTGA